Sequence from the Plasmodium berghei ANKA genome assembly, chromosome: 3 genome:
TACGAAACTTAACATATTCATctgctatatatattgatattGAACAaagtacatatattattgatgaaaatacaaaaaaacaaattttaaaagaaaagtTTGTATATGAACGGATAAATTTAGGTAGAATACCTCTTATGCTTAAATCTATGTTTTGTTGGACAAAGGGTTTAGCAGAAAATGATATTTCAGATATGGGTGAATGTAGTTTAGATCAAGGCggttattttattgttaatgGGGGTGAGAAAGTTTTAGTTGCTCAGGAGCGAATGGCAaataatttcatatatgtatttaaaaaaaaacattctTCAAAATTTGGATGGATTGCAGAAATTCGATCTCAAATGGAAAAATCACAAGCTACATCTGCTTTTTCtgtaaaaatgaaaacaaaatCGGGTTCTAGAGGCAGTGGTGGGTCTGGAAGATCAAGTGGTGGACTACTTGTTGCTACATTACCATATATAAGAACTGAAATATCAGTCGGAATATTATTTAGGGCATTAGGATGTACTTCTGATCGAGATATTTTACAACGTATTGTATATGattttaatgataaaatgatgataaatatattaaggGAAACATTAGAAGAATGTATTGACTATCCAACTCAAGATATTTGTTTAGATTATATTGGAAAAAGAGGACCAACAGTTGGTGCATCACGTGataaaagaatattatatgcaaaAGAGCTATTACGAAAAGAAGTATTACCACATATGGGTACAGGTTCAGGAGTTGAAAGTAGAAAATCGTATTTTATTGgatatatgataaatagATTATTATTAGCAGAATTAGGAAGAATAAAAGAAGATGACAGAGATcattttggaaaaaaaagattAGATATTGCTGGACCACTTATGGCAAGTAGTTTTGCTACttattttagaaaaatggCAAAAGATGTAAAAAGAGTATTGCAAAGACAAATAGATAATAACAAACCGTTTGATGTAGCTGGGGCTATAAGAAGTTGCTCCCAAATAACTCAAGGAATGCAATATCAATTAGCAACAGGAAATTGGGGTAAAGATAAAGATGGTAAAGTTATAAGAACAGGAGTAGCTCAAGTATTAAATAGATTAACATATTCTTCATGTTTATCTCATTTAAGAAGATTAAATACACCATTGGGCCGAGAAGGTAAAATGGCAAAACCAAGACAATTACATAATACACATTGGGGTATGATATGCCCATTTGAAACTCCAGAAGGTCAATCAGTTGGTTTAGTAAAGAATTTATCATTAATGTGTGATATAAGTGTTGGTACATCTACTAATAacatatatgaatttttaaCAGAATGGGGTCTAGAATCACTAGATGAAGTACCACCACAATTAATGAAAgaaaaagtaaaattatttttgaatgGTAAATGGGTTGGTTGTTTTAATCAAATAGATAACTTAATAGAAACCCTATACGAGTTAAGAAGAAGATGTGATATATCACCAGAAGCATCAATTGTTCGAGATGTGAATagtaaagaaataaaaatttttacaGATTCAGGTAGAGCTATGAGACCATTATATGTAGTAAAAAATGTAGGAggtaaaaacaaattaaaattaacaaaagaacatataaaaaatgctaCAAAATATCcagataaatataattgggattattttatacaaGAAGGTATTATCGAATATATAGATTGTGAAGAAGAAGAAACAACTATGATAAGTATGTTTATAGATGATTTAAAAACTGGAACAGgttattataataactATACACATTGTGAAATTCATCCATCTTTAATTTTAGGAGTTTGTGCATCTATTATCCCATTCAGTGATCATAATCAGAGCCCACGTAATACATATCAAAGTGCAATGAGTAAGCAAGCAATGGGTATATATgtaacaaattttaatataagaTTAGATACATTAGctcatttattatattatccACAAAAACCATTAGTATGTACAAAAGCTACCgaatatttacattttaaaGATTTACCAGCTGGTATTAATGCAATTGTAGCAATAATGTGTTATACAGGATATAACCAAGAAGATAGTTTAATTATGAATCAATCGTCTATTGATCGGGGTTTATTTAGAAGTGTATTTTATCGTACATATACGAGTGAAGAAAAACAACAAGGTAGTTTAATCATTGAATCTTTTGAAAAACCATCTATAAGAGTAGTTAAAGGATTGAAAAGAGGTgattatacaaaattagAAGATGATGGTTTGATAGCACCTGGAATTCGGGTTCTTGGCGATGATATTATAATTGGGAAAGTATCCCCAAGTATAGATGATGAAGAggatataataattcaaaGAAAAATTCCTAATACATCTTTGAGTACatctaataataaaaacatttatgATACTACAGTTAGTAGTGATCATATTAGTAGTAATTCTAGTGTGATGGGAAATCCATCATATACTTCTACTATGTTAGATGCAGGTTCTGAACCCAATGGAAATGATAGATACACATCTGCTAGTAGTAGTGTTGGAAGTGATACCTCATCTAGAATCAATTCTGTGTCGGGTCAATCACATACCACATTAGTAACAGGTGCAGAAAGTGATAGATATGGTAGTACTGCCGGGGCTACAATCAGAGAAGATGTTGAAGTACCAACATTAACTATCCGAACTACTAATGCAATGAagcaatataaaaaagattGTTCTTTAAGTATAAGATCAAATGAAAATGGTGTTATAGACACAGTTATGTTATCATCAAATAGTAGAGGTAATAAATTTGCTAAAGTAAAAGTTCGATCTGTTCGAATCCCTCAAATTGGAGACAAGTTTGCAAGTAGACATGGCCAAAAAGGTACAATTGGTATAACATATAGAATGGAGGATATGCCATTTACATCTGATGGTACATTTCctgatattattatgaacCCACATGCTGTTCCATCTCGTATGACTATTGGACATTTAGTGGAATGCTTAGCTGGTAAAGTAGCTGCTATTGAAGGGGGAGAGGGGGATGCAACCCcattttctaaaattacTGTTCAAGAAATTTCTGAACGTTTACATAGATTAggttatgaaaaatatggtaatgatatattatataatggGCATAATGGTAAAATGTTAACatctaaaatatttataggACCAACATTTTATCAAAGGTTAAAACATATGGTAGAAGATAAAATACATGCCAGAAGTAGAGGGCCTTTAACTATGATTACAAGACAACCAACAGAAGGTCGATCAAGAGATGGTGGTCTACGATTTGGTGAAATGGAACGGGATTGTATGATATCCCATGGATCTGCTAAGATGTTAAAAGAACGTTTATTTGAAGAAAGTGATGCTTATCGTGTTCATGTTTGTGATACTTGTGGTTTATGTTGTGTAGcagatataaataaaaatgctTATGAATGTACTATATGTAATAGTAAAACAAACATTTcacaaatttatattccATATGCATGTAAGTTACTTTTTCAAGAATTAATGACAATGGCAATATATCCGAAGCTTGTTCTTGAAGATATGTAAACAGACAACTAAAGTACCATTCAAATATCATAATAAAACTAATAACTTTAATACATATCTAAATCTTTGAATacttaattttatatttttttttttgtaataattgCGTTTTGCGCTTTATTTCTATTGTATGACCATTCCCAAAAATgtatcataaaaatataaaaaaaaaaattttatttttatttttttccacataaatattaaaaatgttttttaacTACATTTTATGActagataaaaatataatatattattcatgTATATTTACATCTTGAAATATGAATGTAATTTTTGAAAcatgaattatttttataaagcCTTTAAAAAAGTTTATGGTTTTATTTGAATCCTCGTTTGGAAAATAGAAGTTGACCAACTACATCTATTACCAAACAGgccataaaaaaattagtgaaatatttgaaaaagaTTATGCAAATGAATGAATGGATAGTTGTGGAGCCATACGTAGGTATAGTAACATGGTTTAGGGgatattttgtttgttgCTGATTTGTCAATTTTAAATGGCCTACAATATCAATTCGTCAAGAGGTATTTTGAGTTCCTTTGAAATAGTTCTAATCGTTTCCTCTGGAACCTGAATAGTTAGTTTTGTATATGGGTCGAGAGGGTCGTAAGTAATTGAATTATTAGTTTCACAAAAAACACtgttatttaaaaatgcaaaGTTATTTGCTGAATTTAAAAGTGTACTACCACAAAAACCACTCCATTGTACTCCATTCATTATACTATTACGCACTAAACAAGATAAATTATTAGGGGCATAATATGAAACAAATCCTAATTGAATTAACGAATTTATTTGTTGGCATATTAAgctatttaatattaactGTTCATCAAAAAAACATACTAATAAACAATCTGTTAAACATAACCATCttataaatgtaaaaatttttGGAATCGATTGGCCTATTAAAGTTAATATAGATTCATTACTATTTcttgtttttctttttttcgGCAAATTAAATGCACCACCTTTTACGGTTGCATTAAAAAAACGCTTATCAGTTAATGGTGAATTTCTAGATGCTAAATATGCacctaataataatatttttgaataaaatgataaatctattttattttttaaatttgtctgatttaaaaaaacagaaTCTGTTAACTCGAAGGTGAAATGGCTACCATGGTTATAAGTAGCAACACGAATGTGAGTATCTATATTTCTTTGTAATGcattcatattttcaacAATGGGTTCTAATGCTCCATCTATTATTGgcttaataaataaaggcCACATATGAgagcatataaataataattcatgAAAATCGCTTTTATAATCTTTATAGGAaacatttataatatagtCAATATATCTACACcaaatatcatatataacATCATTTTCCAAAacaacattatttttttttattacaaattcttttccattatttctttgattattatttgtagtgtaatatattttgaggTCTTTGTCATTATAAGTTAGTAAAGATTCAAAACACATAGTACTATACAatctatataatatatttttgcacATATCAGATGTATATGAATCAAACCAAACAGTTGGTGGTTGTGGCAAGCCATCAAATATTTCATCAGGTAATGGGGATctattaattaatattacaCATAATCCTCTTGTTGTTTTATTAGCTTTACTTAAATCATTATAAGGTcctttaatatattcatgtATTCTTGTTAGtgcataaaataaatcagGATGAGTCCTAACTAAATATCTAATATTAtctaatataaatacaacAGACCtatcatataatttatctttataataatttttattactatatatttttatcctatttttttttgtattattttgttcgtCTTCTAATTGTTTGTTTTCTTCGCATGAAATTCTGTTTAATTTGTTGGTGGCCTTATcaaatttgttttgttttggtttttcatttatttttatatttttaactttcttatcattttcttttatttttttatatgtttttttcaatttaaattcattttctGGAGTAAAGGACAGCAGTTTATGTAATGTACTAAAAAAGACATCTGTATTTGATACATGATTAGGAACTAGTTTTGTTGGATCATATTGATAATCCGTAatgttattaatttttttatattcgtCAAACTCTTTTAATAAACTAACACTTAAatcttttaatattgtATGATATATAGCATTTTTTGCTGATTTTCCTGATTGATAAACAGCCATTAAACAATTAACATATGCATATGGtacatttaataattttataaaacttTTAACAACTTTTGTTTTTCCCATTCCAGGCAATCCTAAAACCTGAATCACAGATATTGGATCCCTCAAGTCTCctaataaatttatcattCTATCTAATTGTACTTCCCTTTCAAACCCGCATGTTTTTAAACAAGTTATATATGTCCCTAATATATCACGTGGTATTGCAGgaattatttctttaaaatattcttcatcaattatttcatttaattcttcatccatattttcattttctttattttcttttccaTCATTAAATTCTTCTGACgtgttcatattttcatcagAATTCTCATCATCTGCATTTTCCAGTTGATATTCACTATCGTCGTCATTGTCATCAtttgtttctttttcatcattgctaacattcatatattcacaattgttttgttttttttttaactcgCTAATGTTAAGTTGGTTACTATTGGTGTAATCAGTATTTGAAGGAATTGTGTTATCATTTCCCTTTGTTCtcgaatttttattattcaataCCTCATTTTGGTAATCcgtataatttttaacaGAGCTCGAATTTTGAGAACTATTTGAAATatctattttttgttttttggGGGAACTAAAACTATAAATACAATCCTGTGCCGTTGCATCACAGTCATCTGAATTTATGTCACTTTCACTATCCTTTATTTTGTGCATTTTCTtaattgttattttataaaaatatcattttaataaaatgtgtgcatatatgtatagtGAAATTGGAACAAATTTGATACTAAATATTATGGCTCTCAATAAAACTATCAGTCAAActcaaaatgaaaaattaaatgatcaagtgaaatgaaaaagaggaaaaataaacaacTAAATCAAAGTCGAAAAAGAAaaccattttattttccgAGCTCAtcatatatgcatacacATATACAATAAGACCGAATAATATGTCTAATAACTAtgattaaaatttttatttaaaacaaaaaaaacgaataaTGTGAAGCATAAAtggtttatttttttatgtgtgaaaaatacatataaattacaAATCAAAGAActttcatataatttgaatctaaaaaaaaaataagaggaaaaaaataaagcataagcatatatcaaataattatattgtatcaaattaatttacacatcaaaatgaaataagAGAAATATTTATCGCATTTAGTGAAATATAGTCCAATAAATGTACAAATTAAGGAAATTTGTGAAAATTAATGCAATGCATATTTGGAtcttttttcaaatttttcttattatatCATGGTGCGCATTTTTTCTAAGCATATAAAAAGGAAGACATgtgtatttaaaaattatattattttaattcatgcatatatcaagatatttattttttttaataatattttttttcataatattttcgtattttttttataataattaaaaagcTTTTTATGAAGGATATAAAAGTTTTCGTGTAACAAAATAaggaataataaaatgttaaaaatgtaacaaggttaattttaaaatgagaataaaaaagtatatccataaatatgcatatgtaaCTCGTGGTGAATAATATAACCCATATACAAATGTGAGTAAAATCCAATATATactaaaattaattatatacaataagaaaaaataagtattcttgtaaaatatatgaaaataatactaatcataaaaaaaaaaaaaaatatgtacaaaCTAGCTACCtggtataaaaatagttaaaataatattcctgttcataaatttttatatttttttttattttcattaaaatcGTCCACTAAATTGTCCTTGGTTTTTGCATCAACTGGGATAAACCTGAAATTAGtttggaaaataaattcaatAAAATCAATACAATAAACTAAAATAAGAGTATGCCACTTTGTTTATACTGAGGTGctacaaaatttataaacGTATGCTGAATAcgtatatgtatgtattatatatgatacCATGTGTATGATGCTTTGCCAAAGACTTCTATAATTGATTTAGAAAAACTCTGATTTTCtccttttatattttttaaaaattcaataCCTACATGCGTTTTGAAATGTACAAAATTGgtatatcattataatatttttatgagg
This genomic interval carries:
- a CDS encoding DNA-directed RNA polymerase II subunit RPB2, putative, with the translated sequence MHVKIEKPYIASEFMKPDQNLEDVSDKDDDDQITEEDSWIVIGSFFGSHGLVNQQIESYNDFIEYRMQEIIDEHPNIEIKPQPQYRPDKDENNNIIYSLKFGQLSLDRPFFDEKNLVNKNLWPQEARLRNLTYSSAIYIDIEQSTYIIDENTKKQILKEKFVYERINLGRIPLMLKSMFCWTKGLAENDISDMGECSLDQGGYFIVNGGEKVLVAQERMANNFIYVFKKKHSSKFGWIAEIRSQMEKSQATSAFSVKMKTKSGSRGSGGSGRSSGGLLVATLPYIRTEISVGILFRALGCTSDRDILQRIVYDFNDKMMINILRETLEECIDYPTQDICLDYIGKRGPTVGASRDKRILYAKELLRKEVLPHMGTGSGVESRKSYFIGYMINRLLLAELGRIKEDDRDHFGKKRLDIAGPLMASSFATYFRKMAKDVKRVLQRQIDNNKPFDVAGAIRSCSQITQGMQYQLATGNWGKDKDGKVIRTGVAQVLNRLTYSSCLSHLRRLNTPLGREGKMAKPRQLHNTHWGMICPFETPEGQSVGLVKNLSLMCDISVGTSTNNIYEFLTEWGLESLDEVPPQLMKEKVKLFLNGKWVGCFNQIDNLIETLYELRRRCDISPEASIVRDVNSKEIKIFTDSGRAMRPLYVVKNVGGKNKLKLTKEHIKNATKYPDKYNWDYFIQEGIIEYIDCEEEETTMISMFIDDLKTGTGYYNNYTHCEIHPSLILGVCASIIPFSDHNQSPRNTYQSAMSKQAMGIYVTNFNIRLDTLAHLLYYPQKPLVCTKATEYLHFKDLPAGINAIVAIMCYTGYNQEDSLIMNQSSIDRGLFRSVFYRTYTSEEKQQGSLIIESFEKPSIRVVKGLKRGDYTKLEDDGLIAPGIRVLGDDIIIGKVSPSIDDEEDIIIQRKIPNTSLSTSNNKNIYDTTVSSDHISSNSSVMGNPSYTSTMLDAGSEPNGNDRYTSASSSVGSDTSSRINSVSGQSHTTLVTGAESDRYGSTAGATIREDVEVPTLTIRTTNAMKQYKKDCSLSIRSNENGVIDTVMLSSNSRGNKFAKVKVRSVRIPQIGDKFASRHGQKGTIGITYRMEDMPFTSDGTFPDIIMNPHAVPSRMTIGHLVECLAGKVAAIEGGEGDATPFSKITVQEISERLHRLGYEKYGNDILYNGHNGKMLTSKIFIGPTFYQRLKHMVEDKIHARSRGPLTMITRQPTEGRSRDGGLRFGEMERDCMISHGSAKMLKERLFEESDAYRVHVCDTCGLCCVADINKNAYECTICNSKTNISQIYIPYACKLLFQELMTMAIYPKLVLEDM
- a CDS encoding origin recognition complex subunit 5, putative is translated as MHKIKDSESDINSDDCDATAQDCIYSFSSPKKQKIDISNSSQNSSSVKNYTDYQNEVLNNKNSRTKGNDNTIPSNTDYTNSNQLNISELKKKQNNCEYMNVSNDEKETNDDNDDDSEYQLENADDENSDENMNTSEEFNDGKENKENENMDEELNEIIDEEYFKEIIPAIPRDILGTYITCLKTCGFEREVQLDRMINLLGDLRDPISVIQVLGLPGMGKTKVVKSFIKLLNVPYAYVNCLMAVYQSGKSAKNAIYHTILKDLSVSLLKEFDEYKKINNITDYQYDPTKLVPNHVSNTDVFFSTLHKLLSFTPENEFKLKKTYKKIKENDKKVKNIKINEKPKQNKFDKATNKLNRISCEENKQLEDEQNNTKKNRIKIYSNKNYYKDKLYDRSVVFILDNIRYLVRTHPDLFYALTRIHEYIKGPYNDLSKANKTTRGLCVILINRSPLPDEIFDGLPQPPTVWFDSYTSDMCKNILYRLYSTMCFESLLTYNDKDLKIYYTTNNNQRNNGKEFVIKKNNVVLENDVIYDIWCRYIDYIINVSYKDYKSDFHELLFICSHMWPLFIKPIIDGALEPIVENMNALQRNIDTHIRVATYNHGSHFTFELTDSVFLNQTNLKNKIDLSFYSKILLLGAYLASRNSPLTDKRFFNATVKGGAFNLPKKRKTRNSNESILTLIGQSIPKIFTFIRWLCLTDCLLVCFFDEQLILNSLICQQINSLIQLGFVSYYAPNNLSCLVRNSIMNGVQWSGFCGSTLLNSANNFAFLNNSVFCETNNSITYDPLDPYTKLTIQVPEETIRTISKELKIPLDELIL